Proteins from a genomic interval of Musa acuminata AAA Group cultivar baxijiao chromosome BXJ1-9, Cavendish_Baxijiao_AAA, whole genome shotgun sequence:
- the LOC135593736 gene encoding sugar transport protein MST3-like: MAGGAIVNTGGGKEYPGKLTLFVFLTCVVAATGGLIFGYDIGISGGVTSMDSFLEKFFPEVYRKEKKDTSTNQYCKFDSQLLTTFTSSLYLAALIASFLASAVTRMFGRKWSMFGGGLVFLVGAALNGAARNILMLILGRILLGIGVGFANQSVPVYLSEMAPAQLRGMLNIGFQLMITVGILAANLINYGTAKIKGGWGWRISLALAAVPAGIITLGALFLPDTPNSLIERGHPQEAKEMLRRIRGTDDIHEEYNDLVAASEESKLVKHPWANIIQRKYRPQLTMAILIPFFQQLTGINVIMFYAPVLFKTIGFGDNASLMSAVITGLVNVFSTLVSVFTVDKLGRRKLFLQGGFQMILCQIIVGTLIAIKLGTNGEGHISKTYAAFMVFFICAYVAGFAWSWGPLGWLVPSEIFPLEIRSAGQSINVSVNMLFTFIIAQAFLAMLCHMKFGLFYFFAGWVVIMTTFIALFLPETKNVPIEEMILVWKAHWFWSKFISDDDVHVGNVEMSNGSKSKSVV, from the exons ATGGCGGGCGGCGCGATTGTCAACACCGGGGGCGGGAAGGAGTACCCCGGGAAGCTCACCCTCTTCGTCTTCCTCACCTGCGTCGTCGCCGCCACCGGCGGCCTCATCTTCGGCTACGACATCGGCATATCCG GTGGTGTGACGTCGATGGATTCTTTTCTGGAGAAGTTCTTCCCGGAGGTCTACCGGAAGGAGAAGAAGGACACGAGCACTAACCAGTACTGCAAGTTCGACAGCCAGCTGTTGACCACCTTCACGTCGTCGCTGTACCTGGCGGCGCTGATCGCCTCCTTCCTCGCGTCCGCCGTCACGAGGATGTTCGGGCGCAAGTGGTCCATGTTCGGCGGTGGGCTCGTCTTCCTCGTCGGCGCCGCCCTCAATGGCGCTGCCAGGAACATCCTCATGCTCATCCTCGGCCGCATCCTCCTCGGCATCGGCGTCGGCTTCGCCAACCAG TCTGTGCCGGTCTACCTCTCGGAGATGGCCCCGGCGCAGCTACGCGGGATGCTCAACATCGGGTTCCAGCTCATGATCACGGTGGGAATCCTCGCCGCCAATCTGATCAACTACGGCACCGCCAAGATCAAGGGCGGCTGGGGGTGGCGCATCAGCCTCGCCCTCGCCGCTGTCCCCGCCGGTATCATCACCCTCGGCGCCTTATTCCTCCCCGACACGCCAAACTCCCTCATCGAGCGTGGTCACCCCCAGGAGGCCAAGGAGATGCTTCGTCGCATTCGCGGCACCGACGACATCCACGAGGAGTACAACGACCTCGTCGCGGCCAGCGAGGAGTCCAAGCTGGTGAAGCACCCTTGGGCCAATATCATCCAGCGCAAGTACCGCCCGCAGCTCACCATGGCCATCCTCATCCCCTTCTTCCAGCAGCTCACCGGTATCAATGTGATCATGTTCTACGCACCCGTGCTCTTCAAGACCATCGGTTTCGGCGACAACGCATCGCTCATGTCCGCCGTGATTACCGGGCTGGTCAACGTGTTCTCTACGCTTGTGTCCGTCTTCACCGTCGACAAGCTCGGCCGAAGAAAGCTGTTCTTGCAGGGCGGGTTTCAAATGATCCTCTGCCAG ATTATAGTCGGAACCTTAATCGCAATCAAACTCGGCACCAACGGAGAGGGGCACATCTCCAAGACCTATGCAGCTTTCATGGTGTTCTTCATCTGTGCCTACGTTGCTGGATTTGCATGGTCTTGGGGTCCCCTGGGATGGTTGGTTCCCAGCGAGATCTTTCCTCTGGAGATCAGGTCAGCAGGACAGAGCATCAACGTGTCGGTCAACATGCTCTTCACCTTCATCATCGCTCAAGCATTTCTCGCCATGCTCTGCCACATGAAGTTTGGCCTCTTCTACTTCTTCGCCGGATGGGTGGTCATCATGACCACCTTCATCGCCCTTTTCCTTCCCGAGACAAAAAACGTGCCGATCGAGGAGATGATCCTCGTGTGGAAGGCCCACTGGTTCTGGAGCAAGTTCATCTCGGATGATGACGTCCATGTAGGCAACGTTGAGATGAGCAATGGCAGCAAGTCCAAGTCAGTCGTATGA